CGCGGTAGCCTTGTTGGAAGCGCGTGGCTTTACTGCCAACGATTTCGCCCGCTCCCACCCCGGCGGACGTTTAGGCAAGCGCCTGCTGGTGCATGTGCGTGACATTATGCATACCGGCGCAGACATTCCCCAAGTCCGCCCGGCTGCCAGCTTGCAACAAGCGATTCTGGAAATGACCCGCAAAAAACTCGGCATGACCGCCATCACCACGGATGCAGGCAAATTGCTGGGCATTTTCACCGACGGCGATTTGCGGCGCTCGTTTGAAAAAGGGCAACGTTTGCACGAACAACCGATTTCCGCGCTGATGACCACACCGTTTCGCAGCATTGATGCGCACCGCCTCGCGGTCGAAGCGCTTAATTTGATGCAGGAACACGCGATCACCGTGCTGCCAGTCGTGCAGGATGAGGCAGTTATCGGTATCATCCACATGCATGATCTTTTACGCGCAGGAATTGCCTAATGTATTCATTTGACGATCAAAAAATAAACGACTCCGTTCTCGAACGCGCTCGCAACACCCAACTGGTCATTTTCGACATTGACGGGGTATTGACCGACGGCAGTTTGTTTTACGGCGATGATGGACAAGAATACAAAGCTTTTCATTCCAAAGACGGGCACGGCATCCGCATGTTGCTGGAAAGCGGGCTAGAAATGGCACTGATTACCGGACGGCAGTCCGAACTGGTGTTACACCGTGCCGATAATCTGAAAATTCCACGCAACCGCATCTGGCAAGGCTACCGTGACAAGCGCCCCGCTTTCGCCGATTTGCTGGAAAAAACCGGGCTGAAACCGGAAAACATTGCGTATGTCGGCGATGATGTGGTCGATTTGCCGGTCATGGCACAAGTTGGCTTGGCTATCGCGGTGGGTGATGCGCATTATTACGTCAAGCAACACGCGCATTGGGTCACACAAACCAATGGCGGGCGCGGTGCAGGCCGTGAAGTGTGCGAAATGCTGCTGCACGCCCACGGCAAGTTACACAGCAAACTAGCAAGCTATTTGGCATGAAACACGTCTTTACGCTGATCGTCGTGTTGCTGCTGATCTTGCTGATTACGCAGGTGGAAGATTATTTGGGCAAAACCGATCTCAGTCGCCTGACCATGCAAAAAGACCAGATTGATTATTATTTGTCGGATTTTTCCATCATGGCGGTGGCAGCCGATGGCACAGTCAGCTACGAAATTGCAGGGCGGCATTTGTCGCATTGGCAAGGCAAACGCCAAAGCCGCATCATTGCGCCGGAAGTGAATACCAGCCAAGGATTCAAGTTGCATACAGACCACTTGTTGTACGATCAAGTCACACGGGAAATCACCACCGATGCCGACGTGTTCATTAATGCGCCCAACGGCACGATGCAATCCACCGGGCTTACCGCTAAACTCGATGATAATTTACTGAGATTTGATTCCAATGTGCGCTCAACCTACCAAGTTAAATAAATGGCTGCTGTGCTTGCTACTAGCGGGCATAACGTCCAACGCTTACGCCCTCAAAACGGACGTGGCAGCGCCGGTGCAAATTGAAGCCGATTCGGCGGTCTTCGACAAACTCGCCGGTACTGCCAGCTACGATGGCAATGTTTCCATCATTCAAGGCAGTTTAGAAATCCTTGCTGCCCACATTGAAATCAACGCGCCCAACAATGAAATCATCAGCATTATTGCCACCGGCGCACCTGTCAGCCTCAAACAAAAAATGGACGATGGCAAACTCGCCAGCGGCAAAGCGCGGGAAATGCAATATTTGGTGAAAGAAAAACGCCTGATTCTCAACGGTGACGCGGAGTTACTGCAAGGTCAAGACCGTTTCACCAGCAACCATATCGAATATTTGACCAGCACCGGGCAGCTCACTGCCGGTGGCAAAGGCAAAGCCGGGCGCGTCTCCGCCGTGTTTTACCCCACCAATAAAGCTGCCGAATGAATACCCTAGCAGCGCGTAACCTGCAAAAAAGTTACAAAAAACGGCAAATCCTCAAAGGCGTGGATTTGCACGTCAATAACGCCGAAGTGGTCGGTTTATTGGGGCCGAATGGCGCGGGCAAAACCACGTGCTTCTACATGATTGTCGGTTTGGTGGGCGCGGATGCGGGGCAAGTCTTGCTCAACGACAAAGACATTACCGCCCAAGCCATGCATGAACGCGCCCGCGAAGGCATCGGCTACTTGGCGCAGGAAGCCAGCATTTTCCGCAAACTGACGGTGGCACAAAACATTATGGCGGTATTGGAATTGCGCAAAGACCTCAACCGCAACCAACGCCAAGATAAAGTGGATAGCCTGCTGGAAGAATTTCAGCTTACCCATTTACGTGACAGCCAAGGGATTAGCCTGTCGGGTGGGGAACGGCGTCGTGCCGAAATTGCGCGGGCACTGGCAAGCGACCCCACTTTCATTTTGCTGGATGAACCGTTTGCCGGGGTTGACCCGATTTCGGTACTTGAAATTCAAAAAATCATCCGCCACTTGGTCACGCGTGACATTGGGGTGCTAATCACTGACCATAATGTGCGCGAAACGTTGGGCATTTGCCACCGTGCTTACATCCTCAGTGAAGGCAAAATTTTGGTGGAAGGTTCGCCCGAAGCCATCTTGCAAGACGAACAAGCGCGGCGCGTTTATCTCGGCGAAAACTTCAAGTTATAGGCCAGCATCAGTCAGGCGACATTCACCCCGACTATCGCATCTTTGCACCGACAAACGATTAGGGTAGTATGAAAACTGTGAAACATTAGGATTCATGGTTTATAGGCACAAGGAACAACAAGAACAATGCTCAGACAGGGATTCGATCTCAAACTTGGTCAGACACTTTCAATGACGCCGCAGTTGCAGCAAGCCATTCGTTTGTTGCAACTGTCATCGCTGGAATTACAAAACGAAATCCAACAGGCGTTGGAAGAAAATCCCTTGCTGCAATTAGCCGAAGACACCGATGAGTCACGCCCGGAACCTGCCCCCGACCTTGCCAACACCACCGACAGCAGCAACGACAGCAAACCTGATAATGAAACCACCGTCGATGCACCCGACGACGCATCTCCATTCGACCAAGACATTCCCGACGAATTACACATGGATGCCGAGTGGGAAGATGTCTACGACACCCGCAGCAGCAACAGTGATGGCAGTGGCGACAACAGCGGTTTCTTAGAAAATCAAGGTGATACTGCCGACAGTGGCTTGCAGGAACACCTGCTATGGCAAATTCGCATGAGCAACCTGACCAGCATCGACAAACAAATTGCCACGGTGATTATTAGTTCGCTGGATGATGCGGGCTATTTGTGCGATCCGCTGGACGATATTCTGGAATCATTCGACCAAGATCTGCTCATTGAGCTCGATGATATTGAAGTGGTACTCAAGTTCATCCAACAACTCGATCCCTTAGGCGTGGGTGCCCGCAACTTACGCGAATGCCTGCTGATTCAACTCGCGCACCTACCCGAAAGCCGCCTGCTCTTCAAAGCACGTCATTTAGTCGAAAAACACCTAGACTTGATGGAACGGCGCGACTATAAAGAAATTAGCAAGCGGTTGAAAATAGAACAAGGTGAGTTGGAAGAGATCCTCTTACTATTACGCAGTCTACAACCGCGACCGGGTAGTGCTTATTCCGCAACGGCGGCTGATTACATCGTGCCGGATGCGTATGTCCGTAAGATCAAAGGAGAATGGGTGGTTTCACTGAACGCGCAAGTCACGCCTAATCTGCAAGTTAATCAGTACTATGCAGACATGTTGGGTCAGATGAAAACTGAACGTGATGCCACTTACTTCAAGTCCAATCTGCAACAAGCCCGCTGGCTGATTCGCAGCGTGGAAAGTCGCAATTCCACCTTGTTGGGTGTTGCCAAAGCAATAGTTGAACGGCAAAGTGCTTTCATGCAATATGGAGAACAGGCGATGAAGCCACTCATTCTCCGGGACATTGCAGAAGAGCTAGAAATGCACGAATCCACCATTTCCCGCGTCACCACCAACAAATACCTGTATACCCCACGCGGTATTTTTGAATTCAAATACTTCTTTTCCAGCCAAGTCGACACCGATACCGGGTCTAGCTGTTCCTCCACCGCGATTCGCGCCATGCTTAAGAAATTAATCAATGAGGAAAATCAACATTCGCCCTTAAGTGACAATCAATTAACGGCTTTGCTGAACCAGCAAGGCATTAACGTAGCGCGGCGCACCGTCGCCAAGTACCGTGAAGCCATGTCGATTCCGTCGTCGCATGACCGGAAAGCATTGCTTCCGACCTAAGCCATGCGCCCATAACATGGGGTGTGGTTTTTTCCATGACCTGAACAAGGAGCTTGCCTTATGCAATTAGAAATCACTGGTCATCACCTTGAAGTGACAGAATCCATGAATAATTACGTGCGCGAAAAGGCTGAACGCCTCAAGCGCCACTTCGACCAGGTAATGAAAATACACTTCATCCTCGAAGTCGAAAAACAACGTCACAAGGCGGAAGCAACCTTCCATGTCAATGGTCATCACTTATTTGCCGATGCCTATGCGGATGATATGTATGCAGCAATTGATGCGCTGACGGACAAGCTCGATCGACAGATTGTCAAACACAAGGAAAAAGTGAAAGACCATCACCGTGAAGAAGTGGCTCAATTAGTCGCAGCATCTGAAACAACGGACTGATAACACATGGACATGACTACCCTGCTTTCTCCCGCACGGATTGCTTGCAAACCGGACGTTTCCAGCAAGAAACGTGCTTTTGAACAATTGGCGAGTATGCTTGCCACTGGTCAAACAAGCTTAGGAACCGAAGCCATTTTCGACGCCCTGACCAATCGGGAGAAACTGGGTAGTACCGCTATCGGCAATGGCGTTGCCATTCCCCATGCGTGCGTGTCCATCCAGCAACCTTGTGGGGCTTTGTTGTTACTGGAGGACGGCGTTAAGATGGATACACCGGATAAAAAACCCGTGCAGCTATTCATGGCGATCCTCGTACCAGCCAACCAAGCCCCTGATTATTCTGAATTGATCACGCAACTAACCAGTACCTTGATGCAAAAATCCCTGATCGAGCAGATTTGTTGCCATCAGGACGCGCAAGCCATGTTCGATCATTTCCTTGAACTGTTTACTCAACCCCAACACCCGTTCGTGGGTGCAATGGCAGCCTAATTCCATGCACTTAGTCATTATCAGTGGCATGTCCGGCGCGGGCAAAAGCTACGCACTGCACACGCTTGAAGACAACGGTTATTACTGTATCGACAATTTGCCGTCGCAACTTTTGGAAGCGCTCTTGGGCACACCGCAAATAGCCAAGCAGCCACACTTAGCGGTTGGCATCGACATTCGGGGCGGTCGCGATAATTTGCTGGACACACCCGCCATCATAAAGCGAGTCAAGCAACGTGTTCCCAGCACCCAAGTGGTGTATTTGTATGCTGAACAAGAAGTCTTGCGCAAACGCTACAATGAAACACGCCGTCGCCACCCATTAACCAGCGAAACCCAAGAACTCGATAAAGCCATTGCGCTGGAAGCCGAATTGTTGGAACCCCTTGCCATGGATGCAGATCTACGGCTGGATACCTCACACATCGGCGTGTACGAATTAGGGCGAATGCTGAAAGCACGCATTTCGCAAACTGAACAGCAACATTTGTCGTTGATGGTTCAATCGTTTGGTTTCAAGCACAACCAGCCGACGGATTCGGATTTCTTATTTGATGTACGTTGCCTGCCCAACCCGTATTGGGAACCCGATTTGCGCTCGTTCACTGGGCGTGATGCGAGCATTATTGCATGGCTGGAACAACACGACGAAGTACAACGGATGTACACCGACATTCGTGATTTCCTCGGTAACTGGCTGCCTAGCCTCGACAGCAATTGCCAACGCGCCTACTTAACGGTGTCCATTGGCTGCACTGGCGGGCGGCACCGTTCGGTGTATTTGGCCGAGCGCCTGTATCAGCATTTTCACCGTATCATGGGCGAAAATGTGATTTTGCGCCACCGCGAACTGAATTACGTGCGCTAAATAAAACACCTGCGGAGACCCACAATGTTACGATTTTTCGGCTTTGCGGATGGCAAACTAGTCGAGCATAAACTCGGCGACAAACTCTTGGATTACGCCATTTCCAACACTGGCTGGATTGATGCGCAAGACACTTCAGACGAAGAGCGCGACCGTTTAGAAATCCTGCTGCACACCGAATTACCGGAATCGGATGATGTTGAGGAAATCGAATCCTCTGCCCGTTACTTCACCGATAACAGCGGCATCCACGTGCATTCGCTGTTCGTCACCCAAAGTGAAGGCCGCATGGAAACCACCACGGTCGCGTTCATTTTACAAGCCGATCGCTTGATCACGGTACGCGAACAGGAACTTGCTGATTTTCGCCTGCTCAGAATGCGCGCGCGGCGTGGGCAAGTGGAAGTGCGCACCCCGCGCCATTTGCTGCTAACCATGTTTGAACAAAAAGTGGAAAATCTTGCGGATACCATCGAAGATTTGCACTTGGAACTCGAAGTCATCAGCCACAAAGTGCTGGAAGAAACCACCACCGATTTGGAAAGTGCCATCGACGACTTGGCAGCATTGGAAGACAGCAACGGCAAAGTGCGCCTATGTTTGATGGATACCCAACGCTCAATTGCCTTCCTGCAACGTCAATTGCGCGATACCCAAGCAGGGCAAGAAATCATCCCTGAAATCATTCGCGACATTGACACCTTGATGTCGCATACCACATTTTTGTTCGACAAAATCAACTTTTTAATGGGAACCACGCAAGGTTTTATCAATATTGAACAGAATAAAATCATCAAGATGTTTTCGATTGCAGCGGTAGTATTTTTACCGCCAACACTGGTCGCCAGCTTGTACGGGATGAATTTCCGGGTGATGCCAGAATTGGATTGGGTGTTTGGCTACCCCATGGCGATTGGTTTAATGATTCTGGCGGGGGTAACGCCCTACTGGTTCTTTAAACGTAAAGGCTGGATGTAGGAGCGAAAGATTTTTCGCCCCTACGGTAGAAGACAATGTTTTACTTGCCGACACGCTCACGCACGGACTGCGCCAATAAATGCACCGTCATTGCGTAATAATTGCTGCGGTTGTAGCGGGTAATCACATGGAAGTTTTTGTAACCGATCCACGGTTCCTTATAACCATTCGGCACGGTACTCAACGCTAATAAATGCACCGTACCCGTTGAACCCCTGCCGTATTGCGGGGTAACGCCGATGCGCTGCAAATCTGACATGGAATACTTCACCTTAAAACCATCCGGCACATTGGCATACTGGTTAGAGGTTACTTGTGCGGGCACGGCGACTTCGCCACCCGGCTGCCAACCGTTTTTCGCAAAGTAATTCGCCACACTGCCAATCGCATCCACCGGATTCCACAAATCACGCACGCCGTCGCCATCAAAGTCCACTGCGAAAGCATGGAAGCTGCTCGGCATGAATTGCCCATAACCCATAGCCCCCGCGAACGAGCCTTTCGGTGCAAGCGGATCCATGCGTTCACTGCGGGTCATCAACAGGTAGTTTTTCAATTCATCAAAGAAAAATTGGCTACGGCGTTGATTGACAATAGCGGAAGTCGCCAGTGCATCAATCACCCGATGTTTCCCCAGAATGCGCCCCCAGCGGGTTTCCACGCCCATGATGCCGATAATGTATTCAGCGGGAACGCCGTATTGCTGTTGCGCCCGTTGCAAATGCGCCGAATGCTGCTGCCAGAATTCCGCCCCGCGTTGCACATTCGCGGCGGTCACAAAACGGTCACGGTAAGCGTGCCAACCTTTCGGGCTGCCGGGGTCTGAACTTGAACCCGCCCAAAGACGGGCAACGTCATCGCGGTTACGGACTTGGGAAAACACCCCGTACAAATAATCGCGATTAAATCCGTGATTATTCACCATGGTTTCGATGAAATTCAATAATTGCGCATCCCCGGCAAAATCCCCGCTCAAACTGGCAGCGGCGTAATTACCGACACCTTTACCGCCATAACTCAAGACTTGTGCTTGATCAGACGGCAATTTTACTGACGCCTGCCCCTGTTTTACTTGCTGGGTACTGCTGTTGTCCGCAGCCTCGGATTTTTCCGGTGTCGAGCTGCACGCCCCCAAACTCAACAACAACGCTACTGCTGCCCCACAAGCAAGCAGGTTTTTCGGCAAATACATTCAAGCCTCCGACTATCATTCAAAGTTATTTAAGGTAAAAATTAAACAATAGTTTACCATAGCGCCGGTATTATTTGAATGGCAATACATTGCCCATATCGTCCACTGGCACCATATTACCCGCTTCTTCCGCAA
The DNA window shown above is from Candidatus Thiothrix sulfatifontis and carries:
- the kdsC gene encoding 3-deoxy-manno-octulosonate-8-phosphatase KdsC, with the translated sequence MYSFDDQKINDSVLERARNTQLVIFDIDGVLTDGSLFYGDDGQEYKAFHSKDGHGIRMLLESGLEMALITGRQSELVLHRADNLKIPRNRIWQGYRDKRPAFADLLEKTGLKPENIAYVGDDVVDLPVMAQVGLAIAVGDAHYYVKQHAHWVTQTNGGRGAGREVCEMLLHAHGKLHSKLASYLA
- a CDS encoding LPS export ABC transporter periplasmic protein LptC, encoding MKHVFTLIVVLLLILLITQVEDYLGKTDLSRLTMQKDQIDYYLSDFSIMAVAADGTVSYEIAGRHLSHWQGKRQSRIIAPEVNTSQGFKLHTDHLLYDQVTREITTDADVFINAPNGTMQSTGLTAKLDDNLLRFDSNVRSTYQVK
- the lptA gene encoding lipopolysaccharide transport periplasmic protein LptA produces the protein MCAQPTKLNKWLLCLLLAGITSNAYALKTDVAAPVQIEADSAVFDKLAGTASYDGNVSIIQGSLEILAAHIEINAPNNEIISIIATGAPVSLKQKMDDGKLASGKAREMQYLVKEKRLILNGDAELLQGQDRFTSNHIEYLTSTGQLTAGGKGKAGRVSAVFYPTNKAAE
- the lptB gene encoding LPS export ABC transporter ATP-binding protein — encoded protein: MNTLAARNLQKSYKKRQILKGVDLHVNNAEVVGLLGPNGAGKTTCFYMIVGLVGADAGQVLLNDKDITAQAMHERAREGIGYLAQEASIFRKLTVAQNIMAVLELRKDLNRNQRQDKVDSLLEEFQLTHLRDSQGISLSGGERRRAEIARALASDPTFILLDEPFAGVDPISVLEIQKIIRHLVTRDIGVLITDHNVRETLGICHRAYILSEGKILVEGSPEAILQDEQARRVYLGENFKL
- a CDS encoding RNA polymerase factor sigma-54, yielding MLRQGFDLKLGQTLSMTPQLQQAIRLLQLSSLELQNEIQQALEENPLLQLAEDTDESRPEPAPDLANTTDSSNDSKPDNETTVDAPDDASPFDQDIPDELHMDAEWEDVYDTRSSNSDGSGDNSGFLENQGDTADSGLQEHLLWQIRMSNLTSIDKQIATVIISSLDDAGYLCDPLDDILESFDQDLLIELDDIEVVLKFIQQLDPLGVGARNLRECLLIQLAHLPESRLLFKARHLVEKHLDLMERRDYKEISKRLKIEQGELEEILLLLRSLQPRPGSAYSATAADYIVPDAYVRKIKGEWVVSLNAQVTPNLQVNQYYADMLGQMKTERDATYFKSNLQQARWLIRSVESRNSTLLGVAKAIVERQSAFMQYGEQAMKPLILRDIAEELEMHESTISRVTTNKYLYTPRGIFEFKYFFSSQVDTDTGSSCSSTAIRAMLKKLINEENQHSPLSDNQLTALLNQQGINVARRTVAKYREAMSIPSSHDRKALLPT
- the raiA gene encoding ribosome-associated translation inhibitor RaiA, coding for MQLEITGHHLEVTESMNNYVREKAERLKRHFDQVMKIHFILEVEKQRHKAEATFHVNGHHLFADAYADDMYAAIDALTDKLDRQIVKHKEKVKDHHREEVAQLVAASETTD
- a CDS encoding PTS sugar transporter subunit IIA; translation: MDMTTLLSPARIACKPDVSSKKRAFEQLASMLATGQTSLGTEAIFDALTNREKLGSTAIGNGVAIPHACVSIQQPCGALLLLEDGVKMDTPDKKPVQLFMAILVPANQAPDYSELITQLTSTLMQKSLIEQICCHQDAQAMFDHFLELFTQPQHPFVGAMAA
- the rapZ gene encoding RNase adapter RapZ, encoding MHLVIISGMSGAGKSYALHTLEDNGYYCIDNLPSQLLEALLGTPQIAKQPHLAVGIDIRGGRDNLLDTPAIIKRVKQRVPSTQVVYLYAEQEVLRKRYNETRRRHPLTSETQELDKAIALEAELLEPLAMDADLRLDTSHIGVYELGRMLKARISQTEQQHLSLMVQSFGFKHNQPTDSDFLFDVRCLPNPYWEPDLRSFTGRDASIIAWLEQHDEVQRMYTDIRDFLGNWLPSLDSNCQRAYLTVSIGCTGGRHRSVYLAERLYQHFHRIMGENVILRHRELNYVR
- the corA gene encoding magnesium/cobalt transporter CorA yields the protein MLRFFGFADGKLVEHKLGDKLLDYAISNTGWIDAQDTSDEERDRLEILLHTELPESDDVEEIESSARYFTDNSGIHVHSLFVTQSEGRMETTTVAFILQADRLITVREQELADFRLLRMRARRGQVEVRTPRHLLLTMFEQKVENLADTIEDLHLELEVISHKVLEETTTDLESAIDDLAALEDSNGKVRLCLMDTQRSIAFLQRQLRDTQAGQEIIPEIIRDIDTLMSHTTFLFDKINFLMGTTQGFINIEQNKIIKMFSIAAVVFLPPTLVASLYGMNFRVMPELDWVFGYPMAIGLMILAGVTPYWFFKRKGWM
- the mltB gene encoding lytic murein transglycosylase B produces the protein MYLPKNLLACGAAVALLLSLGACSSTPEKSEAADNSSTQQVKQGQASVKLPSDQAQVLSYGGKGVGNYAAASLSGDFAGDAQLLNFIETMVNNHGFNRDYLYGVFSQVRNRDDVARLWAGSSSDPGSPKGWHAYRDRFVTAANVQRGAEFWQQHSAHLQRAQQQYGVPAEYIIGIMGVETRWGRILGKHRVIDALATSAIVNQRRSQFFFDELKNYLLMTRSERMDPLAPKGSFAGAMGYGQFMPSSFHAFAVDFDGDGVRDLWNPVDAIGSVANYFAKNGWQPGGEVAVPAQVTSNQYANVPDGFKVKYSMSDLQRIGVTPQYGRGSTGTVHLLALSTVPNGYKEPWIGYKNFHVITRYNRSNYYAMTVHLLAQSVRERVGK